A region from the Thermanaeromonas toyohensis ToBE genome encodes:
- the rpmF gene encoding 50S ribosomal protein L32, which translates to MGVPKRRVSKARKNKRRSAWAKMSPPTLVPCPQCHELKLVHRVCPHCGYYKGREVLKVAEE; encoded by the coding sequence TTGGGAGTACCGAAAAGGAGGGTTTCTAAGGCCCGTAAGAATAAGCGGCGTTCTGCATGGGCTAAAATGTCTCCTCCCACCTTGGTACCTTGCCCGCAATGCCACGAGCTGAAACTTGTCCACCGGGTTTGCCCTCATTGTGGATACTATAAAGGGCGAGAGGTGCTTAAAGTAGCTGAGGAGTAG